One Faecalispora anaeroviscerum genomic window carries:
- a CDS encoding MGDG synthase family glycosyltransferase: protein MKILILSAATGGGHLRASHAIESYLLENTSDVEVKVVDALKTIHPILDKTICEGYHFLATKTPKMFGLLYQKSNEENPLAQMVPKFNSLFGQRLLPLFEEYQPDVIIATHPFVTEMVSHLKEKGQVKVPLICIMTDYGPHKAWISDNVDAYVVSSEDMVPEMEAMGVRREIVYPFGIPVYNVFFDKTDKAALLEELGMKRDLLTILIMAGSFGVSNILQIYEDIVCLDLPFQIIVITGRNEKLFQAFEDKIEECRLSPQRGCKHTRLVFFTNEVEKYMHASDLIITKPGGLTVSEALACNVPLAVFDAIPGQEEDNANFLMSHDMAVRIRKGDDCAATISELLRNRERLEKMRQSCQSFDKSQSSKNILSLMNELVAKQKEEAALLK from the coding sequence AAGTAAAAGTGGTTGATGCGTTAAAAACAATTCACCCGATCTTAGATAAAACAATTTGCGAGGGATACCATTTTTTGGCCACCAAGACCCCGAAAATGTTTGGTCTGCTGTACCAAAAGTCAAACGAAGAAAATCCTCTGGCCCAGATGGTGCCCAAATTTAACAGTCTGTTTGGTCAGCGGCTGCTGCCCCTGTTCGAGGAATACCAGCCCGATGTGATCATCGCCACACACCCTTTTGTAACAGAGATGGTTTCCCATCTCAAAGAAAAAGGGCAGGTCAAGGTGCCGCTGATCTGTATTATGACAGACTACGGCCCTCATAAGGCCTGGATTTCGGATAATGTGGACGCTTATGTGGTGTCGAGCGAAGACATGGTGCCGGAAATGGAGGCCATGGGTGTTCGGCGAGAAATTGTGTACCCGTTCGGCATCCCGGTGTACAATGTGTTTTTTGACAAGACCGATAAGGCTGCCTTACTTGAAGAGCTTGGAATGAAGCGAGATCTGCTTACCATTTTAATTATGGCAGGCAGCTTCGGTGTTTCAAACATTCTCCAGATTTATGAGGACATTGTGTGCCTGGATCTCCCATTTCAGATCATCGTCATTACCGGCCGGAACGAAAAACTCTTCCAGGCGTTTGAGGACAAAATCGAAGAGTGCCGCCTGAGCCCACAGAGGGGCTGCAAGCACACTCGCTTGGTCTTTTTTACAAATGAAGTGGAAAAGTATATGCATGCGTCCGACCTGATTATTACAAAGCCCGGCGGACTGACAGTATCCGAGGCATTGGCTTGCAATGTGCCGCTGGCCGTGTTCGACGCGATTCCCGGCCAGGAGGAGGATAACGCAAATTTCCTGATGAGCCACGATATGGCGGTGCGTATTCGCAAGGGAGACGATTGTGCGGCCACAATTTCCGAGCTGCTGCGCAACCGTGAAAGGCTTGAAAAGATGCGGCAGTCCTGCCAGAGCTTCGATAAATCACAGTCTTCCAAAAATATTTTGTCTCTGATGAACGAGCTGGTGGCAAAACAAAAGGAAGAAGCTGCCCTATTAAAGTAA
- a CDS encoding potassium channel family protein, whose amino-acid sequence MKVIIVGGGQVGCYLASLLIERGHKITIIEAKDNRIEVLRKALPHDAILQGNGAEPKVLEDAGIRQADVVAAVTGSDENNLVIGTLARLEYGVRRVIGRVNNPKNAWLFTPMMGIDAALNQADLMARLVAEEMSMGDMMTLLKLHGGKYSLVERMVEPNSPVQGKLLRDIQLPTECVLVAIIRNSDLLIPRGETMLQGGDKVVSIVDMDQLQNMEKILGAGM is encoded by the coding sequence ATGAAGGTTATTATTGTCGGCGGCGGCCAGGTAGGCTGCTACCTTGCATCGCTTCTGATTGAACGCGGGCACAAGATCACCATTATTGAAGCAAAGGACAACCGGATTGAGGTTCTTCGAAAAGCTCTGCCGCACGATGCCATTCTGCAGGGAAACGGTGCAGAGCCTAAGGTGTTAGAGGACGCAGGCATCCGCCAGGCGGATGTTGTGGCCGCCGTGACCGGCTCAGATGAAAACAATCTGGTAATCGGCACACTGGCCCGCCTGGAATACGGCGTGCGCAGGGTGATCGGCCGTGTCAACAATCCGAAAAACGCATGGCTCTTCACTCCCATGATGGGCATTGACGCCGCTCTGAATCAGGCCGATCTGATGGCCCGCCTCGTAGCGGAAGAAATGTCGATGGGTGACATGATGACGCTGCTCAAGCTCCACGGCGGCAAGTATTCGCTGGTTGAGCGCATGGTCGAGCCAAACTCCCCCGTACAGGGCAAGCTGCTGCGCGATATTCAGCTGCCCACCGAATGCGTGCTTGTTGCCATTATCCGTAATTCCGATCTGTTGATTCCCCGCGGCGAAACCATGCTGCAGGGCGGCGACAAGGTCGTATCCATTGTCGATATGGATCAGCTGCAGAATATGGAAAAGATTTTGGGCGCAGGAATGTAA
- a CDS encoding potassium channel family protein, with protein MKIIIVGCGRNGSGLAQAMSKAGHAVTVIDSDPAAFLQLGKNFQGKTVEGIGFDKDVLHQAQIERTDALAAFTSSDESNAVIARIAKEIYHVPKVVARLYDREKAEIYKRLGVQTLSTTTWGIKRASDLLSYSTLNQVYSFGSGEAELVRVELPSLLVGHRVNELTVVGDIHVVAIERDNKTLLPTTGTVFQKGDVVYIAEISASGGQLRRLLGKTM; from the coding sequence ATGAAAATCATTATTGTAGGGTGCGGGCGCAACGGCTCCGGCCTTGCGCAGGCCATGAGTAAAGCCGGTCACGCCGTTACCGTTATTGACTCTGACCCCGCAGCGTTTCTCCAGCTCGGTAAAAACTTTCAAGGAAAAACGGTAGAAGGCATCGGCTTTGACAAGGACGTTCTGCATCAGGCGCAAATTGAACGCACCGATGCGCTGGCGGCTTTTACCTCCAGCGATGAATCGAACGCCGTAATTGCCCGCATCGCCAAAGAGATTTACCATGTTCCGAAAGTGGTCGCACGCCTGTACGACCGCGAAAAGGCAGAAATTTACAAGCGCCTTGGGGTACAGACCCTCTCCACCACCACGTGGGGCATTAAGCGCGCTTCGGATTTGCTGTCGTATTCCACGCTGAATCAGGTTTACAGCTTTGGTAGCGGCGAGGCGGAGCTGGTACGCGTAGAGCTGCCGTCCCTTTTAGTCGGGCACCGGGTGAACGAGCTGACGGTGGTAGGCGATATTCACGTTGTTGCGATTGAGCGCGACAACAAGACCCTGCTGCCAACCACCGGAACGGTATTTCAAAAGGGCGACGTTGTCTACATCGCAGAAATCTCCGCTTCCGGCGGTCAGCTGCGCAGACTGCTCGGCAAAACGATGTGA